Genomic DNA from Marinobacter sp. ANT_B65:
CACCCTTCTGCATTCGCACCGCCAGCGCCTTGGCTCTTTGCTTGACCATGCCAAGAATCTCCCGCAGGAATGAAGCCAGAGGGGCAACAGCCGCCACATCCAGCACGGGCGGAATAAAGCTTCTATCAAGCTTTACCTCTTTCTCGTTCACCACCTCAACAATTCGGGCAACAGAAAGACAAACAAATCCAGACAAGTCATCACGCCCGAGCTTGAGACGGGGATTCAGGTGGGCCAGGCCTAAAAGCTCTTCCTCACCATCTTCCGACGAATCGTCCAGCAAGCGGTTCTCTTCAAAGCGATACCTGGCTCCCTGGGTAGAGCTATCTGCAGCAATATTGGTTCCCGAGAGCTTTTCCATGGGCAGTACCAGATGCACAAGTTCATCCCTGGCATCTGACGGAACCTCTAACACAAGCGCATCCGTTTGATCGAACGCGAAAGGCATGCCATCCGGGAGAATTCCTGTAGCTCTGACCAGCGACACCTGCCCAAGCGCAAGGGCCTGGGAGTCCAGTTCCAACTCTGAAATGCCGTATCCATGAACAGCGGTACGAGCATGTCGGCTGCGAGCCGACTGATACAAGAAACGATCCTGCTGTTGAAAATGCTGTGGCCGAAGCAGCATACCCTCAGACCAGGCAACCTTAGCTATTCGTTCCATGATGTCTAAAATCCATTGATATACATTTCAAACTGACCGCAGACGCTGGTGTCAGCGGCCCTCCCGGACAATCGCCCGGTTGTCTATGCTGATTCTCAGGTTTTCATAGCCCCGAGGGTCTGCTGCGAACGTCAGTTTCCACTCAGCATTCTCGATATCTCTGAAGGCACCCACAATGCCGATGTGCGTAGTATCCTTGTGCAATCGCATCTCATGGACCTGCCCGCGCGCGGGACGGATAATGGTCTCGGCATAACCGAGCAAATCTTCCCCGAGCAGCGCTTCCGCATCATCATAAATATCAAAGAATCCAGCATCCTTGAACTTGGCTGCGGACTTGAGCTCATAGATCCTCACTACCAACGGAGAGGATCGCCCACTCGCATCAGGGTTGATATTCCCGTGAGGGACAAAGTGCAGGTTGGTATAGGGCGTAACTACTGCGTTTGCGACAACGCAGCCACTCAAAGCTATTGCGGCCACCAGGACCATTACCCAGCGCATGGCGTAAATCATGTTTTGACACTCTCCTCTTTTTGGCCGACAGCCTGCTCGTAGGCATCCACAAATACATCGCTCCGGAGCATACTGTCGGTACTGCCATATACGTCCTGCTGCCAGGCACGATGACGCGCTATCGCTTCCAGCGTTTTACGACGGGCAAACAGCCCTGTGGCGTTCTTTGCACCAGCTACATCAGGCGTATCAATCAGAATATCCTGAACGACAGCCTCCACACCTTTAAGCAGCGCCTGCTCATGCGAGAAAATATCATCAAACGCTTTGTTGACAGCATCCACAGGCCCCAGATTGGCAGAGTGAGGCCGGATAAGAAGGCTGTCCAAAGCATCCTGAGGTGTAGCGGAAAATTTCAGAGGGTTATTCTCACTGCGCTGGAACAGTGTCTGTGCCACCCGCAGCTGCTGTTTCTGACGGGCCCGCATATGAATCATATCCAGCAGCCGCTCCAGGAGTACCCGGGTAAGCATTCCCAAATCCCGATAGAAGGTCGGTTGGGCGTCGTCCAGTTTTCCCGAAGGGAGCCCGAGCCCCTCTGCGAGAGCAGTCAACGCATCGAGCTGCTGAGCGGGGGCAGCAGGAGCACTTTCTCCATGGGCCGGAGATGGGGCCGGCATGTCTTGCGCTGCCGTAACATCATATGGCCGGCCGCCATCCTGCCCCCAGCGCCACTCGCCGGGAATAGCAGGTTCTTGCATTGGCACATGACTATCCGCCATAACCCTCTCACCAAGGCCCGCAGCCAGAAATTCTCCAAAAGCGTTTTCCTTTTCGGGTACGCCGTCTTTAAACCGGCTGCTTTCCAGAGGTGACTCAGAGTCTTTGGTTTGCAAGGGGACAGATTCTTCCGGATCGCTTGCCAATGAGCCCGGCAAACTGTGCTCAACCTGCTCCTTTGCCGGCGCAACGACAGAAGCCGCAACCTCGAAGTCACCAAGGCGCAGGCAATCTCCTGAGCTGATCACCACGGTGTTACCCCGGCCAATGGCCGAAGCGCCACCGTTAAGAAATACACCGTTGGTGGATATATCCGTGACAGTAAAATGACCATCAGAAAAGCGGATTTCAGCGTGCCGGGAGGAAAGGACTTTCAATGGATCGGGGAGGTGCCAGTCACAATCGGCGGACCGCCCAATAACAACAACATCGCCGGGCTCAACCTTCTTCCGGCAGATCACTGAGGGCGACAGTCTTTGATAGCTGGTGATTGTGAGCTCTAACAACATCTCTCGCTCTTTCCTTTGAGCCAAAATCTAGAAAGTAATGCCGTGACGACACCAGTTTCTGCACCTTCCTTGGACAATATCTGTAAGAACTTCGAAACGGATCAGATTCAATTCAAAGACCGCCAGGGCGGTTTGAGTCATGGATACTATTCCAGCCCCCAGAAACTGTCAATTCCCGTTAAACACTGCCTTCGAAAAGGTAGGCAAAGATCACACAAAGGGGTTGACCTGTCTTTTCGGATCGCCGAACATCTGCAACAGTAAAACCAATGGACGGATTTATTTTTCAGGGATGTATTGCTCATGAGCAAGCCGACAGCCTTTCTTGGTGCTCTCCATATCTGCCCCGCCACAACTGGCCCGGTACCACATGTCGGGGGCCCCACCCTTGCAGCATCTCCAAACGTTTTTGTTAGCGGCTTACCTATTGCAAGGCTCTCAGACAAGCTCATTTGCGTTGGCCCTCCTGACGCTATCGTCGAAGGCTCGGGGACAGTATTCGCCAACGGTTTGCCTGTCGCTCGCATGGGCGATGCCACAGCCCATGGCGGGAAAATTGTTGCCGGAAACCCCACTGTACTAACGGGAGGGTAAGTACGGTGGCAAACAAGAGCAATAAACACAAATGGCTCGATAAAACACTAAACCAGCGTTACCGGATAGAAGCTCTCATCGCCTCAGGTGGCATGAGTGATGTCTATCGGGCAGTGGATTTGCAGCTTGAGCAAGCCGGTGCAGCCGATTGTAAAGTCGCACTCAAGATCCTCAAACATGACATGCTGACCCAGGATGGAATACTTGGAGTACTCGCCCGGGAAACAGCCAAAACCAAAAGCCTGAGCCACCCCAACATTATCCGCGTACAGGACTTGCAACAGGACGACGACACCTGCTTTATGGTCATGGAACTGCTTGAAGGCGAACCCCTTACGCGCATGATCCAGAGGTCACGCCCCAGCGGCTTAAAATGGAAAGGGGCAAAGGAAATTGTCGCCCAGATTGTATCCGCACTGAAATACGCTCACGCCAATAATGTCGTACATGCGGATCTAAAGCCCTCCAATATTTTCTTTACGCGCAACGGCCAGATCAAACTTCTCGATTTTGGCGTATCCAGAGTACTGAATGACCCGCTTCAGGAAGATTTTCTGAACCCTGGTCTCGACGAAACATCTATCTACGGATACACGCCGGCCTACACACTGCCTGAAATATCAAAGGGTGAGCAGCCTACCGGCGAGGGTGACATATACGCCCTGGCCTGTATCTGCTACGAACTCTTGAGCTCCAAGCATCCATTCAACCGGCAATCACCATCACAGAAGGAGCGGCAATCAGCTAAATTAAAACGGCCCGGCAACCTGCCGTGGAAAACATGGCGAACCCTTAAGCAGCAATTGCTTGGCGTTCCTCAGCAGCTTTCCATTCAGAAAACAGAAAGCGCTCTGAAACCCACTCCCTGGCTGGCAGTTGGACAGACAGTTGTCACGACTGCAGCAATCACTGCAGGTATTGCTGCCTGGCAGGCGGGCACGGCAGAATCCGCCAAAGCACGGCTTGCCACTGAGACCATGGCTGAACAAAAGCAACACAGCCTGACGCTCAAAGACCTCCCTCCTGAGCAACTTTTGCAACAACTGCCGGGAATGTCGGAATTCGATCAGGCTGGCCTGCTTAAACTCCAACAGGCTACTCTTGTTAACCACTTTCTGTCGCGTATAGACAAAGCCCTTGAGCCAGATGACAGAAACGGTTTACCGGACGTCGTGCAGGCTCTGTCAGTGCTTGAGAGCGCTACCACTCTTTTCCCTAGAGACGCGGAACTTTTAAGCGTTCAACGCCGGATTAAAGACAGACAAAAGACTCTGCAGAGCGCCCTTTCCGGCGAAATTCAATCCTCTCTTGAACAGGGAAGCTATCAGACGGCCAAAGATACTGACGCCCTGGTGAAACTGGGCTTGAGCCTTGATTTTCTGGGAGAACAGCCGTTAAAGCCATCCCAGGTGGCCGTAGCAGAGTACCTCTCTCAGGTGGATTCTGCACTCAAGGCATTTGATGCCCCGAAACAGGCACAACTGCTAACCATCGGCAACCAATTCTTTGGCCAGTCTCCGGAAACTAAAGATCAACGCGTTGCCCTCGAAAAACTGGGAGTAGCTGCCAAAGAACTGGCCAGATATCAAAACGATCAGGCAGCCGAAGGTGGTCGGCCCTTCCCTCGTAACGCCGCGCTTGTGTTCTATGCACCAAAATTTGAGGCTTGGCCTGCTACTATCGAGAATGCCAGCTCGAGCCGCCAGCTAGACGAGGTCTACCAGGACATACAGGCTCTGAAGAAGGTTCTTCCTGAGGACTTCGAAGAAATCGTAGCTGCAGAAAAGCGCCTGGCAGAAGCCTACCTTTCTCAGGCAGATATCCTGCTGGCCAAAAACCAGACCAGTCGCGCTCAGCCATTAGTTAAACGCGCCACTACTCTGATGCGCTAAAAGCATCCAGACATACTCACTACCGGGCGCTTGCCAGCTTCTGCAACGGGAGCATGTGTCTGACGGCCCATGCTCCCTGCATATCCATACATGCAGAACATCAACCACTTGAAACCAGCTTTCAGCTCTATCCGGCAGATCAAAAAAAAGCACCATGCTTTCGCACGGCGCTTTTTACATCTGGCTGTGAAGCATCATCTCTCAGGAAGAGCCCACCTGCCAGCCAAAACCGGGCCCTGGTACTCCAGGGCATTCCTTACAAGTGCGGAGGCTTGTTGGCTGCAGCACGTTCGGCCTGCCATTCTGCAAGAGTCTGCGCGGCTTTTTCCCCTTCAAGTGACCCTACAACTTCAAAAAAGTCACTGCGCAGCGGGTCACTGACGACCTGCTCTCTTTTTTTGCTACGCACTACGTATACAGTCTGCAAATTCTGATGATCAAAAGCACGCCATTGCTGGCGATCCTTGAGCAGGGTGAATTCATGCCCCTCCAGCGCCTTGATGAGGCTCTGGGTATCAGTCGTGCCTGCACGCTCTACCGCATCCTTATACTGATAAACGATGCCATAAGCCGTAGCCGCTGTAGAAGTAGGCCTTATACCATAGGCTTCGGTAAATGCCTCAGCAAACTGCTGGCCCCGGACAAAACCCAGCTGATAGGGGATCATCCACTCCCAGGGAGTCGTGGATATAACATCCTCCATAATGGTCGCTCCCACGTTCTGGGCAATATCGAGTGTAATGTTGGGCAGCACGATTTTCATTTTATCCTTGAGACCCATCTCATATGCGACCTTGAGCGCCCTCACAAGATCGTCGCCATATAAAACAAGAATCAGTACATCGGCTCCACTTGCTTCAGCCTCGCCAAGTGCTTCCTTGAAATCTTTGATGAGTGCTTTGGGGAAAGGGGTCAGTGCGTGAGGGTGAGCCTGCTTGTCGGGAGTATTTGTAAATTCCCGGATAGACGCTTCCGAGGACCAGCCCCAGGTATAATCAGCCGTTACATAAAAGTACTTGGCATCACCAAACTCCGAGGTCAGATAGCTCCCAAGCGCATTCGCTGTCATCCAGGCATTAGGATACTCACGAAACATGTGGTCGTGACCTTCACTGCCTGTAGTGGCGTTTGCAGAAGTTGTGGTGCCGAAGTAGAGGCGACCCAGCTTTTTCGCGACCTTACCGGAGACAATAGTTACAGCACTGGAAGCGCCGCCAAAAACCATGTCTACCTTTTCCTGCCTGATAAGTTCCTCGGTATTGGCCGCGCCGCGCTCAGGAGATCCGGCAGTATTGCGAATAACCAGCTCAACTTTTTTCCCAAGGATTCCGCCGGACTTGTTTATCTCATCAACAGCCAGGAAGGCTGCCAGTCTTTGCTGCTGCCCAAGGTCCTTATAGCGCCCGGACTGAGGGTAGTTAAATCCGAGTCGGATAGTGTCGGCTAATAGCGAAAAACTGCAGAATAGAAGAATGATTCCTGCAAATACACTTGCTCTCCGTTTCATTTTAATGATCCTTGGCGCACCTGGTATTGTGTTTTTAGCCGCCGACTATATCCTTATTTGGCCTCAAAATTGAGCAATGTTAAGTTAAGAATATCGAGTTTATCGTTAACAAATGTAGGCGCGCTGATAGTCCGGACAGGCAGAGCCCATATTTTTTGAGGCACTTACCTCAAAACAACCCAGGCAACCGGGCTGTACCCTTCCCGAGTTTGCATAAAACACCGTAAACCACTATAAATTCAGGCGACCGTATACCAGCCTGGCTGCGGCTCCTGTGGACAAAAATAAAAAAGGAATACTCGATGCGAAAACCAGAACTCGCGGCGACAATCGCCGAA
This window encodes:
- the tssJ gene encoding type VI secretion system lipoprotein TssJ; this encodes MIYAMRWVMVLVAAIALSGCVVANAVVTPYTNLHFVPHGNINPDASGRSSPLVVRIYELKSAAKFKDAGFFDIYDDAEALLGEDLLGYAETIIRPARGQVHEMRLHKDTTHIGIVGAFRDIENAEWKLTFAADPRGYENLRISIDNRAIVREGR
- the tssK gene encoding type VI secretion system baseplate subunit TssK; the encoded protein is MERIAKVAWSEGMLLRPQHFQQQDRFLYQSARSRHARTAVHGYGISELELDSQALALGQVSLVRATGILPDGMPFAFDQTDALVLEVPSDARDELVHLVLPMEKLSGTNIAADSSTQGARYRFEENRLLDDSSEDGEEELLGLAHLNPRLKLGRDDLSGFVCLSVARIVEVVNEKEVKLDRSFIPPVLDVAAVAPLASFLREILGMVKQRAKALAVRMQKGAEQSSTLFDVLMLQTLNRWQPMLEHLKGAPQVHPERFYELAITLIGELALFARADKMVPSLPPYRHEQLTETFGDLAALLSQSLSTVLEQTAIALKLENAQYGIRVAPLPDGSLLETAQFVLAVKADLPTEDIRRRLPAQIKLGAVEHIRDLVNNHLPGIPVSALPVAPRQIPYHAGYHYFLLDGKSERWQHLKQSGGLAVHVSGNYPGLELELWAVRQ
- the tagH gene encoding type VI secretion system-associated FHA domain protein TagH, whose translation is MLLELTITSYQRLSPSVICRKKVEPGDVVVIGRSADCDWHLPDPLKVLSSRHAEIRFSDGHFTVTDISTNGVFLNGGASAIGRGNTVVISSGDCLRLGDFEVAASVVAPAKEQVEHSLPGSLASDPEESVPLQTKDSESPLESSRFKDGVPEKENAFGEFLAAGLGERVMADSHVPMQEPAIPGEWRWGQDGGRPYDVTAAQDMPAPSPAHGESAPAAPAQQLDALTALAEGLGLPSGKLDDAQPTFYRDLGMLTRVLLERLLDMIHMRARQKQQLRVAQTLFQRSENNPLKFSATPQDALDSLLIRPHSANLGPVDAVNKAFDDIFSHEQALLKGVEAVVQDILIDTPDVAGAKNATGLFARRKTLEAIARHRAWQQDVYGSTDSMLRSDVFVDAYEQAVGQKEESVKT
- a CDS encoding PAAR domain-containing protein, which translates into the protein MSKPTAFLGALHICPATTGPVPHVGGPTLAASPNVFVSGLPIARLSDKLICVGPPDAIVEGSGTVFANGLPVARMGDATAHGGKIVAGNPTVLTGG
- a CDS encoding serine/threonine-protein kinase, which encodes MANKSNKHKWLDKTLNQRYRIEALIASGGMSDVYRAVDLQLEQAGAADCKVALKILKHDMLTQDGILGVLARETAKTKSLSHPNIIRVQDLQQDDDTCFMVMELLEGEPLTRMIQRSRPSGLKWKGAKEIVAQIVSALKYAHANNVVHADLKPSNIFFTRNGQIKLLDFGVSRVLNDPLQEDFLNPGLDETSIYGYTPAYTLPEISKGEQPTGEGDIYALACICYELLSSKHPFNRQSPSQKERQSAKLKRPGNLPWKTWRTLKQQLLGVPQQLSIQKTESALKPTPWLAVGQTVVTTAAITAGIAAWQAGTAESAKARLATETMAEQKQHSLTLKDLPPEQLLQQLPGMSEFDQAGLLKLQQATLVNHFLSRIDKALEPDDRNGLPDVVQALSVLESATTLFPRDAELLSVQRRIKDRQKTLQSALSGEIQSSLEQGSYQTAKDTDALVKLGLSLDFLGEQPLKPSQVAVAEYLSQVDSALKAFDAPKQAQLLTIGNQFFGQSPETKDQRVALEKLGVAAKELARYQNDQAAEGGRPFPRNAALVFYAPKFEAWPATIENASSSRQLDEVYQDIQALKKVLPEDFEEIVAAEKRLAEAYLSQADILLAKNQTSRAQPLVKRATTLMR
- a CDS encoding ABC transporter substrate-binding protein; translated protein: MKRRASVFAGIILLFCSFSLLADTIRLGFNYPQSGRYKDLGQQQRLAAFLAVDEINKSGGILGKKVELVIRNTAGSPERGAANTEELIRQEKVDMVFGGASSAVTIVSGKVAKKLGRLYFGTTTSANATTGSEGHDHMFREYPNAWMTANALGSYLTSEFGDAKYFYVTADYTWGWSSEASIREFTNTPDKQAHPHALTPFPKALIKDFKEALGEAEASGADVLILVLYGDDLVRALKVAYEMGLKDKMKIVLPNITLDIAQNVGATIMEDVISTTPWEWMIPYQLGFVRGQQFAEAFTEAYGIRPTSTAATAYGIVYQYKDAVERAGTTDTQSLIKALEGHEFTLLKDRQQWRAFDHQNLQTVYVVRSKKREQVVSDPLRSDFFEVVGSLEGEKAAQTLAEWQAERAAANKPPHL